In the genome of Candoia aspera isolate rCanAsp1 chromosome 4, rCanAsp1.hap2, whole genome shotgun sequence, the window CACTGAGGCGGCTGAATTCTGTAGCACAGGTACCAAACTAACTGAAGTTTCCCATGTGACTTTTACATTGGTTTAGGcagtgaaatgaaaataaaacttgtTCTGGCAACAATGTTAAAGCTTGAATTTCTGTCCCAAGTTATAACCTAtgtcagcttttctcaacctttgaccctggaggaacccttgaaatatatttcaggccttggggaacccctgcatattcaggctcaaatagaggagagaagttacaaaattattatatttgtttcatgggtaggcctgtatgtatgccataacagtgttcttaaactaaaaataaagaatgaagcttacctctttaatgtgaagttgtaaTGCTCCACATCTCTATAGTTGGGGGAAAGTGCCTTACAGATGTCTGTACCACTGCTGGATTTGGAGAAGGGACTTTGAGGAATCTGTAGTTGTTGACTGTAGTATATTCTTAAATCTCAGTGGTTTCTGGAGGACTGAATGGAACTAAGTAAAATCTTCAGCAACCCAAGTACCTGAAGGCTAGATCATCCCTAACCTGTCTTCTTGATGAATCATGTCGCCTATCTTCTCCCCATATAGTATGCTGTACAAAAAGGAGTCCGTGTTCTGGTAGATGCAGAATACACTTATATCAACCCTGCCCTGACACTAGTCACCATGACAATGATGGCTACTTGGAACACCCAACAGCCATGGATTTGGAACACATATCAAGCATATCTCAAGGTGGGTCTTCATTCCTAGAGTCCCCTCTCATATTTTATTCATCACACTTCctgggaatcaaaaaaaaaatccactctaACCATAACAACTGAGGGGACTCTCTTAATATTCCATAGCAGTTGTTTTGTTGTTGactagttttgttttcttccaggacACTTTGGAGCGCCTGAAACAGGATGTGGCCCTTGCAGAACGCTTGGGTGTCAGTTTTGGAGTGAAGCTGGTCCGGGGGGCTTATCTGAACAAAGAACGGAAACTGGCAAAGGAAAAAGGGTACCCTGATCCTGTACAGCCCAGCTGGGAGGCTACCAATGAAAGGTGAGGACTTTTTCAACAGAACTGTTGTTCCGTTTGGAAGGCCCTGAATATGACACGGGGAAAGCTTAGTCCTCCTCATTCAAGTCTTTCTTTACTGGTACTGATGTATAGCCACAGCTGCATCACTCATGACCAAGAGACCAAGGTATTGCAGATTTTGGTACCATGAGATTGGTAGAGATGAATAAAACCTCAGGTGGACATCCCCAGAACAATCCAATGGCTTAGTGGCTGGGACCTTTGAAAGACTACctcaaaaatgaaaaacaactaTTGATAACTGGGTAGAAGTCTGTGACATTGGTTGTGGATGgatgagaaggaagaaagaaagcagtATAGAATAAAAGGACAGGAAGAATCCTCTTACTATCTGGATTATTAtctcttttattattgttgttgttatcttgTTATCTGTTGTTCATATGGAGTTgtggagaataaggaagatgaccttgatggactTAGGCAGAAGCTGTTGCctaagcaaaaggggctgaaacattttttaaatccagaacatccagataacatttggaagcgtCTCAGACAGactcctccctaattcactaaactataaggaggaggaggaggaggaggtacagcataatcagacttgcaagattctgatattatagccaatctcaataaaagtcatTTCAGCCTTCCTGAGGAGTTGATTTCACAGTCTGGTCcacctagtgggactgacaggAGTGCCTATTTTAATATATCCACAGgcattaaattaaaaacagccTATTGGCATGAAAGCCGCTGTGGAAAAGTAGCAAAGGAGGAAAACTCAGAAGAGCCTACAAACTGTAACTTTGTGCTGCTGTGTGCTACTTGTAAGCTTTCTGTGGGGAATCTCCTTCCGCAGTAAtgccccttcccttttccttggCAAACAGTTACCGGCATTGTCTGGATTTTGGCTTGGACCAAGTATCTCAAGTCAAGGGAAGATTTGAGATGATTGTGGCCACACACAATGAAGACTCTGTGACGCATGCTGTGCAAAGGTATAGTAGGTGCAAAAGGGGTGAGGAGGGACTGAGTAATAAAACCTCCACTAAAATGTTGCATGATTTTGTGAACAAATCCCTACCACCTCCTTAAATGCTCTCCAGGTTACACATAGAAGGTGCAACCTAAAAACCTGCCACCTGAAAGCCCAGAAGGAAGAAACTATAAGGCAATAAGCTGGGAACCTTGCAAACTttcatttagatcagtgtttcccaagctGGGTACCTTCCAGATATGTAAACTTCAACTTTGAGCATTTAGTCAATAGtgacattgctgagaattctgggagttggtctcTACAGCTGAAGGCCGagaaggttgggaaacactggtttagataaaAGGTCTTCCATACCTTCTCTCTATGGAACATGTAAAGGAAAAGCAGACAACACTTCGCGCCAGAGGGCACaggttggttgggtttttttaaggAGAAACCTAGGGACTGCAAGAAAGGGTCTGGCAACCCCTATCTGTCCACTCTTGGGGCAGGGGAACAGAACTGTTTTACCTTgctccagggcagtgtttctcaaccttagcaacttgaagatgtgtggacttcaacttccagaattctgggagttgaagtccacacatcttcaagttgctaaagttgagaaacactcctgTAGGGAGACACTGCTACTTTTGTGACTCAGCCAGCAGCATTACAATCTTCATCCATGTCTCAGACTTCATATGCAGTTGACCAACACACTTCATGCTCAAGAGATGGCATGTTTTCCATTTTAACACAACTGGGAAGGAAAGGTCAAAATGACTGGAGGCCTAGAAAAATTAGTGCACAAGTATAGGCAAATGTTCATTTGTTTTCCCCAAAGTTGTGGGAGATTAGATATAAAGGGGCaaaaaaatgaaactgatatTTTTGGGTAAGTGATTTGCATAAAGCAGAGCAGTGGGGAGGGGCggctagccccccccccccgattttgTTGAGTCACAATTCACAGAATCTCTCacctttggccatgctggctgagctACTGGGAGTTGACGTTCAGGAACATGaggaccagtttggtgtagtggttaaagtgctggcctagaaaccagagactgtgagttctaggcctctcttaggcatgaaagcctgctgggtgactttgggccagtcactctctgcccaacccacctcacagggttgttgttgtgggaaaaataggagacaagaatattaggtatgtaagctgccttgagttatatatgaaacaggcaggatgatgatgatgatgatgatgatgatgatatctggAAAATGTTAGGATGCCCATCACCTTGATGAACACCTGCCAATGAACTCATGCTTAAGCTGGAATTGTCTTCTAGCTTACAGTTGATGCTTTCCACTCTGTATTAAATTTATGCCTGTTGCTGTCTGTGTTTATTTTATCCATTTAAGGATGTCAGAGCTGGGCATCAACAAAAATACTGGATCAATTAGCTTTGGGCAGCTGCTGGGCATGTGTGACCAGGTTTCCTTGGCACTAGGTGAGTCTTGTCCCAAGCTCTTCATGACTCTTTCCCACTTTCTCCCTTCTTCCTGTAATATATTCACCTCCTTTCTCTTATCTGGTTTTTATTCTCTGGCCAAGTGTAGGTCAAGCAGGTTATGCCATCTACAAATCTATCCCGTATGGATCTGTGGAAGAGGTTATCCCTTACCTGATCCGGCGTGCTCATGAGAACCAGAGTGTGTTACTCGGGATCCGAAAAGAGCGAGATCTGCTTCGCATGGAGCTGTGGAGGCGGATTTTAAGGCAGCCTTGATGGAATTTACATTTATTAAAGACCATCCCATTTTTTCCAGAATCATAGGTGCTTCCAGATCAGGATCTAACAGGAGGTCTAGATATTATTGTATTACATTTGTTAAACCTCCTGTGCTTTCCTACTGGGGCTTCCACTATCACAGGAGATCcattaaaaagggaaagatggAATAGGTACCtagtattttattcattgtcaGCGTTGGTCTATTCCTGGTTATCTCAAGCTTTCTTAAGTGCAGTTATTTAATAATAGTCTAAACTATTGGGTTTTGGAAAGCCTTGATGACCTACTCCAAATCCCAGTTGGGTTTCAGTAGGTTAGCTTATATCATCTTGGCTTTTTAGCTCCTTTCGTGTTTTCTTTCTCAAAAGAATTTTCAGTAATGGCTGAAGGCTGTTGCTTATAGCCAGGTTAAACTGCTATCTATCAGTCCTTAAACTGGCAGGAAACTAAACCAGCATAGAATTTGCCAACCCTTTGCTGATCCTTATTCTTCCACAGGCATGATGCTACCAAATGGTGGTGCCTTTATTTATCATATACAGGACTCCTTAAAAGGGGGATTGATGGGTACCCCAGCTTTGTTTCCCATCAACCAAACAGCAGGAAAACATCTACCAATCACTCTTCTTAATGTGAGTTTGTGCTGGGGATGACCTGGGTTTGGATGGATGGCAGGACCAGAAGGCTTTGTCAAAACTCACTCCTAGATTTGCCAAGCTCTAGAATCTCCtggaagactgatttttttttaacataggaaTATTAATTTCCTGTTCTTTAACTGGCATTACCCTCTATGTCCACATTGGATTGGACTGCAAGAGAGACTGGACATCTAGTTTGTTGGAGTAGACTTGCCAGCTGGGAATGAGGCTTGTGCCTGTGTGTTTTTGCCATAAGATGATCAGTCTTCCAGGAGAATTATAGTAGTATAATAATTCTATAGCCAAAGAAAGGTTCTTGCTGATCAGTCATTAGAACATGTAAGGCATGATGTAGGAAGAGGTTGTCAAACTGCATGCCAAATCCATCCCAGTTGAGagattgggttttgttttgttgttcagACTTGACATGGACTATTGTCCTCCCAGGAGACTGATAGTTGTATGGCAAAaagttaaaatcaaatcaaatcaaatccatttGACTGGCCAGTGGGACATAGAATGGGCCTGGAATGAAACTGGACAGACCACTCCTCCTACCATGATCTGCCCCACTGCTAGTTGTTTTTCCAACCAATTGATGATGCTGGAAGGGCGGGAAGGAAGCCAGGAAATCCACCAATCATTGTGCTGAAACTGTCCTCCATTAAATCTGTAGGGACAGCACCACTCCTCAGCCTTGTTGCTGAGGCACAATAAAGCTTGGCCATGGGAGCAGCACAAATTGTGATAATGtgtttttctgctgactcaaggacagGAAGACTAAATATTAATGAGATAGGGAGGAAATGCCCTAAGTTTCCCTGGTTAAGTGCCAATCCAGCAAGAAATAAAAACCAGCAGGAACTGAGTCCTTCATTTTATAAAATCCTCCCAAAACTTAGAGAGAGCAAATCTGCATTGACAGAATCTAGCCTCTGAAAACACTGGTGTATCCTGAGAATTAGGCCCTTTTTTGCttcctttaaatcagtgtttttgaaacttggcaactttaagatgtgtggacttcaactctcagaattccccagccagcatgatttagGAGTATATGCGCATTTAAGTAAGCGGAAAAAGAGGTAAATTGCAATAAAATCCTCACCCTTTTCCTGGCCAAGGGTTCTACCTGGGCATGGCATtcaactctggagtccttgggtAAATTTCAGTACCCCATACTTTTGAATAGGATTGTATACTAAGCTGATGCAACCCAGCTGCATGTTTTCTTCTTAACAATCACTATCTACAAGATATGATTATCTATCTTAGACATATAAACTCTATGATGGCCATTCATTGCTTGCACAGAGATGGAAACAGCCCACTTGCAATCATTCTGCAATCATCCATTTCCCCCTCCCAAGAACAACATTTAGGTTGGCTTCCAGGTGAATTTTTAATTGCCAGTGACACAACCAAGGTCACAGCCTGATCGGATGTGCTACAGGAAGCAATCcgcaagagagagagggaggaaataaTTTGCCTGATCGTCCTGATCTCCCCATTTTCCCAAATTCCAAAACTTTCCATAAGTTTTACCGTCTACTACAGGATGCACATTGTATCATTTGGGAGAGT includes:
- the PRODH2 gene encoding hydroxyproline dehydrogenase, which codes for MLHCGVRFLHRRVVTHWAPQVATQKSSSSKPAPQTASEKPQSSYSSLNLDDGKVFRLKSKWELTRGLLVFFLCSSPWLVQKAPKLLSLTRRILGRRLWSSALRLTLYGQFVAGETHKEIKETLQRLQHLGVRPLLAVPIEEDVGEEKEGEGWYDKNAQSMITCLDLSVGGAPNPMMQLKVTALMAAELCKTITLCLQEKEGMSDFSIERVVAVMTGHKVSFSCLTQEENQHFQKSLRRLNSVAQYAVQKGVRVLVDAEYTYINPALTLVTMTMMATWNTQQPWIWNTYQAYLKDTLERLKQDVALAERLGVSFGVKLVRGAYLNKERKLAKEKGYPDPVQPSWEATNESYRHCLDFGLDQVSQVKGRFEMIVATHNEDSVTHAVQRMSELGINKNTGSISFGQLLGMCDQVSLALGQAGYAIYKSIPYGSVEEVIPYLIRRAHENQSVLLGIRKERDLLRMELWRRILRQP